The Exiguobacterium acetylicum genome includes a window with the following:
- the pstC gene encoding phosphate ABC transporter permease subunit PstC: MSSTENKSVRELIQQNRQQKYSVKNVMERVMPIVLFLCAFVSVVTTIGIILTLVIETEHFFEVVPFKEFFGSTSWYPLNSQPEYGIWPLVVGTLEITVIAMLVAVPIGLTSAIYLSEYASDRARRILKPILEVLAGVPTIVFGFFALTFVTPVLVELIPGLQIYNALSPGIVVGIMIIPMIASISEDAMSSVPKKIRDGALALGSTRLEVALKVVVPAALSGIIASIVLGMSRAIGETMIVTIAGGSNPTAAVDPLEPVQTMTAYIVQVALGDAGFGTVEYYSIYAVGTLLFVFTLVMNLLANWITRRFREEY; this comes from the coding sequence ATGAGTTCAACAGAAAACAAATCGGTTCGCGAGCTGATTCAACAGAACCGACAACAAAAATACAGTGTGAAAAACGTCATGGAACGTGTCATGCCGATCGTTTTATTCCTGTGTGCGTTCGTCTCGGTCGTTACGACCATCGGCATCATTCTCACGTTAGTCATTGAAACTGAACACTTCTTCGAAGTCGTTCCATTCAAGGAATTCTTCGGCAGTACGAGCTGGTACCCACTCAACTCACAACCTGAGTATGGAATTTGGCCACTCGTCGTCGGAACGCTAGAGATTACCGTGATTGCGATGCTAGTTGCCGTGCCGATCGGCCTCACGTCTGCGATTTATTTAAGTGAGTACGCGTCAGACCGCGCACGCCGTATCTTAAAGCCAATTCTTGAAGTTTTGGCGGGTGTTCCAACGATCGTCTTCGGATTCTTTGCCTTGACGTTCGTTACACCGGTACTTGTCGAGTTAATTCCAGGTCTACAAATCTATAATGCCCTCAGCCCGGGGATCGTCGTCGGAATCATGATCATTCCGATGATCGCTTCGATCTCTGAGGATGCGATGAGTTCTGTACCTAAAAAAATTCGTGACGGTGCTCTTGCCCTTGGTTCGACACGTCTTGAAGTTGCGTTGAAAGTCGTTGTTCCAGCTGCCTTGTCAGGTATCATTGCGTCGATCGTTCTCGGGATGTCGCGTGCGATTGGTGAGACGATGATCGTCACGATCGCTGGTGGTTCGAATCCGACTGCGGCTGTTGATCCACTTGAGCCTGTCCAGACGATGACAGCATACATCGTTCAGGTCGCTTTAGGTGATGCTGGATTTGGAACAGTCGAATATTACAGTATCTATGCGGTCGGTACGCTCTTGTTCGTCTTCACATTAGTGATGAACTTACTCGCGAACTGGATCACACGCCGCTTCAGAGAGGAGTACTAA
- the pstA gene encoding phosphate ABC transporter permease PstA gives MALPEKQPVSKKFIDPVAVKKSISQRLVVNNVTKVIFLAGLFFGLVVLGILLFGVIRDGASWLSLEFLQNAPSRRPERAGIYPALMGSIFLMLLIIPMIFIIGVGAAIYLEEYAKKSRMTSFIEVNISNLAGVPSIVFGLLGLTFFVRNMGFGSTLIAGALTLALMSLPVVIVSSQEAIRAVPQAMRHASLALGASKWQTTFKVVLPASLPGVITGIILAVSRAIGETAPLIMVGAAIFIARAPESIFSEFTALPIQIYNWTSRPQADFQGLAAAGIIILMIILLTMNSLAIWIRNRFSKRY, from the coding sequence ATGGCCTTACCAGAAAAACAACCCGTCTCGAAAAAATTCATCGATCCTGTCGCGGTCAAGAAGTCAATTAGCCAGCGACTCGTCGTCAACAACGTAACAAAAGTCATTTTCCTTGCTGGACTGTTCTTTGGTCTCGTCGTTTTAGGTATTCTCCTGTTCGGCGTCATCCGTGACGGTGCTTCATGGTTATCACTTGAATTTCTGCAAAATGCACCATCTCGTCGTCCTGAACGTGCCGGAATTTATCCGGCATTAATGGGATCGATCTTCTTGATGCTCTTGATCATTCCGATGATTTTCATCATTGGTGTCGGAGCTGCGATCTATTTAGAAGAGTATGCGAAAAAGAGTCGGATGACTTCTTTCATCGAAGTCAACATCTCGAACCTTGCTGGTGTTCCGTCAATCGTCTTCGGTTTACTTGGATTGACGTTCTTCGTTCGGAACATGGGCTTCGGATCAACATTGATTGCTGGAGCATTGACGCTTGCGTTAATGAGTCTTCCGGTCGTCATCGTCTCGTCACAAGAAGCGATTCGTGCCGTTCCACAAGCGATGCGTCATGCATCCCTCGCACTCGGTGCATCGAAATGGCAAACGACGTTCAAAGTCGTCCTTCCGGCGTCATTACCGGGTGTCATTACTGGGATCATCTTAGCTGTATCCCGAGCAATTGGTGAGACAGCACCACTTATCATGGTTGGAGCAGCGATTTTCATTGCGCGTGCACCGGAAAGTATTTTCTCCGAGTTCACGGCCTTACCGATTCAAATTTACAACTGGACAAGTCGTCCACAAGCAGACTTCCAAGGTCTTGCAGCTGCAGGAATCATCATCTTGATGATCATCCTCTTGACGATGAACTCACTTGCGATCTGGATCCGGAACCGATTCTCAAAACGTTACTAA
- a CDS encoding PstS family phosphate ABC transporter substrate-binding protein: protein MSWMKKTALITTVASIAVVGAACGNEESGSAGSSDLKGKIAIDGSSTVFPIMEAVGEEYSMEQPDVDVTVGVSGTGGGFKRFVVGETDLSNASREIKEEEAAEAKKNNIEFTKMALAYDGLTVAVSKENTWVKELSMEQLEKIWLDPNIKTWKDVDSSYPAEPLKFFSPGKDSGTFDFFSEEVLDKKDMRKDVQLSEDDNVLVKGVEGTKGAIGYFGYAYYAENKDKLKEVPLSAEGKDAVDPTPETIKDLSYPLSREIYTYINNKSMKDKKQVADFVQFTNENAGDLAEEVGYIKMPQDRYDENAKAIEDAMK, encoded by the coding sequence ATGTCTTGGATGAAAAAAACAGCACTCATTACAACAGTAGCATCAATCGCAGTAGTGGGAGCAGCATGTGGTAACGAAGAAAGCGGTTCTGCTGGTTCATCTGATTTAAAAGGAAAAATCGCAATTGATGGTTCTTCTACGGTCTTCCCGATCATGGAAGCTGTCGGTGAAGAATATTCAATGGAACAACCTGACGTAGATGTCACAGTTGGTGTCTCTGGTACAGGTGGTGGATTCAAACGCTTCGTCGTTGGTGAAACAGATCTTTCAAACGCGTCGCGTGAAATTAAAGAAGAAGAAGCAGCTGAAGCGAAAAAGAACAACATCGAATTTACAAAAATGGCACTTGCATATGATGGTTTGACTGTCGCAGTCAGCAAAGAAAATACATGGGTAAAAGAACTCTCTATGGAGCAACTCGAGAAAATCTGGCTCGATCCGAACATTAAGACGTGGAAAGATGTCGATTCTTCTTACCCGGCTGAACCGTTGAAGTTCTTCAGCCCAGGTAAAGACTCTGGTACATTCGATTTCTTCTCAGAAGAAGTTCTTGATAAAAAAGATATGCGTAAAGATGTTCAATTATCAGAAGACGACAACGTACTCGTCAAAGGTGTTGAAGGAACGAAAGGTGCGATCGGTTACTTCGGATATGCATACTACGCAGAGAATAAAGATAAGTTGAAAGAAGTACCGCTCTCTGCTGAAGGAAAAGATGCAGTTGATCCAACACCAGAAACGATCAAAGATCTTTCTTATCCACTGTCACGTGAAATCTACACGTACATCAATAACAAATCGATGAAAGACAAAAAACAAGTAGCTGACTTCGTTCAGTTCACGAACGAAAACGCTGGTGATCTTGCTGAAGAAGTCGGATACATCAAAATGCCGCAAGATCGTTACGATGAAAACGCAAAAGCAATTGAAGATGCAATGAAATAA